ACAATAAAATGGGTAGATTTTAGAACATCAATTAAGATATTGAAAGATGGTAAAtcttttcgatttttttttatcttttgtctTCATCTTTGTTCAAATAAGAATAAGATTTTGGTACTACATACATCTTTAAAAAGAAATACCAGCCATATTTACCAACTCATagttttctaaaataaaataatacataaaaatatgttaaagcACCAATGAGAAGCTATTTCACCTTACTAATTAAATTAGTAATGTGAGGCTGGCAACTTTACAATCAATCACCCCTCtataattcattaattttaACTATAAGACCAATTCCCTAAGGTCACATGGTAAATAAAAAGTATGCATGACTGGCTGGCTATAACATTCTTTCATAATAAAAAATAGTTGATAGTAAATATCAGATAGTATTATTATCTACTTTTGTTAATATTTATACAATAAAATAGGTAGATTTTAGATCATCAATTAAGATATTGAAAGATGGTAAatattttcagttttttttttattttttgtcttCATCTTTGTTAAAATAAGAATGTGATATTggtttgttgctggaaattggaccgggGGCGGCCGTTGGCTGAGCAGGAGGGGCTCCGGGAGGGTTTGGCGAACGGCGGCGATCCAGCGATgtgcggcgtcctccgggggacctgcaagaagccggtggccgggcttttccggcgccggccctccgatacttaagtcagagggggcaagtgtacAAGCGGAGGTAGAAATCAATAGTCAGAATCTCAATCTTCCGACCCCCCTCTAAGATGGAGaaattccccttttatagagggggctgggttacctgtgatgtgacaggACAAACGGTCTATCGTACAATTGGGCATGCAGTAGAAATTAATGCTCGATTGTGTGAATCAATGTTGTTACTGTTGGAGATTAGGCCAAAGCTCTTGAGTCGTCGTGGAGTCGTGCCATCATTCATAATCAAGCAGGTTTGTCGTAAGAGGCTTGATGTCCGTAGGCAACgggagccatacgctttaattgttgagtaggctGAGGGCCTGCAAGCGCCATGCGCTTTGATGGTTGAGTGAACAGGATACCTGCAggactaggggtggcaaaatatgacccgactcgccaatccgacccgtgttcgacccgccataaacaggtttgtgTTTGGCCTAAAcgggttcgggtcgtaaacaggtcgacccgtttaacctgtttattaattgggtcggatacgggttttagataTCGGACCCGTTTAACCCGTGTAACCTGTTTAACTGTTGGGCTGATAGATAAGGGCCACAATCCACAAAGCCCAGGGCCGACCCAACTCCCCGCCTCAGCCCATTTTCTTTGCCTCGGCCCAACTCCCCGCTCGGCCCAATCTCAACGCGAGGGCCACCAGCCGTCCACTGGCTTCACTGCTCCACGCATCCACCGTCCGCGACTTTAGAATGGATCTTTTAATTGAGACTTCTCCCGTTCTCCGTTGTTAGGGTGAGGACTGAGGAGTGAGGACTTAGGGTTTGTGCGCCGGCGCCGCCCGAGCTCTATTCCCTCCCTCAGCGTCCCTCTCGAGTGTCTCCCCTCTAGTCTCCTCTCCAGCTTTCCTCCGGAGTCCGGACTCTTCGCCTCCCAAGCCCTCTCCTCCGGACCTTCGCCCTCTCCTCCCCCGTGCCAACAACTTCGGCCTCCCCGTCGACGGCGACCGCGGCGGCTCGACGGGTCTTGGGATTTTTTTGGCTCCCGTcgccttccctctccctcttccgtTCGAAGTCTTCCGTGCATGCGAGGTCGGATCCTCTGCTCCACCGAGGTAAGAAagatccatcttttcttctttcttcccttgatctttcctcttttcttctcaaaTCTGATACGGATTCATCCCTTCCTTCGTTTATTTCTTCGATTTCTaagttttttttgttgttctcttTTCTATTGTGTTCTAGGTCATCGGTTGATGCAGGCTTTATAAGCGATTCATTTCGGTATAATTTCTGGTTTTATTTTCTGGGTGAAGTTGATGATTTcagtatttattttttgttcttCCGACATTGTCTCTCCTAGAACCTAGATGCTGATAtctgttttttttcccttttttgtgGGCTTTCGACTATAATATGATGTTAGGGTTTGGGCCCTTTGGGGTTTACTTCATGTGGCAGAATATTTATGTTGTATGCGTGATTTGGGTTTAACAAGTCACCGGAAGCACCATCAAGTAAAACATTGGCATTCATACTACGAATCTAGAAGCTTTTCAATAGAGTTGATGCAGCTTAGTTCTTTAGATGATTGACAGGCTTGAGTTTTTGATCAGTGAAAGCGATTGTCTAAATTGTGCTGATGTGGGTGTTTTTTTCCCCCTTATTTTTCAGATTAGGACATCTGTTGCCGCTATCTTTGCATTGTGGAAGCCTCATACAGCTAAAAACTAAAATCAGCAAGCAGCCAAGCATATTGATACATCAAAAGCTAGTATGACCATCTTCCTGCATCTGGAGTGTTTGATGCAAACCATTCATTCTTCAGACAGTGGCCAACTACATGACTTTGTTTCTGTTCTCTttctataatattttatcaCATGAACCATCATTAGGTGGAAAGctttttgttgtgaacttttaaGTAATGCATACCAGCAGCTAAGGATTTCATATTTCAATTGATTTGCTTGTATGTGTAGGATCCgtatatgaaaattttgaaaaatctaaGTTATGTGGTCTTCCGATTGATTCTTTAAGCCTCCGCGTCTTAGATTGTCTGCAACAATTGCCTATAGAATTTTCAAGAGGTATGAATCGGGAAAAATATTGTCATGTAAGCAGATTTGTGTATTTGTGCTTTGTCTAGAGCTGGAAAACATAAGgaaatattaatgaaaaaatgGATCCTGATCATGCTGATATTGAGAAGTGATTGTTAAATTGCATGATGTCAAACCTTCATTTAATTTCTTAGAAGAAAATGCAGACAGCAATCCTACTTGATGTGCTTTCAGGGTTTTTATCAGATTCAACGGGTCGggtttaaacaggttaaacaagtTTGGTTGGGCATGTTAAACGAGtttggttgggcaggttaaacaggtttggttgggcaggttaaacgggtcaggttagGCAGGTTAAacggtcgggttgggcaggttaaacaggtctaaataggttaaacaggtcgagttgggcaaacaggttaaacaggtcgggttgggtaaacaggttacctgtttattaaacaggttaaacgggtcgggtcgggttacctgtttaataaacaggtcaggttcaggttgtaatttctgacctgtttaataaacaggtcgggttcaggtttatgattttctgacccgacaaccatgtgacccgacccgtttatgacccgacccgacccgattgccacccctatgcAGGACCCATACATATTAATTGTTGACGAAAGCAACACGTAATCTTACGGTCGCGCTGCGGGGGGATGTGACCTCAACGCGCAGGTTGGGCATTTTTGGATTGGTAGAGCTGTTCGGGTGCTTCCAGGTCGAAGGGGGTCTGCTCGACTGTCTACAGTCGGAGGGGATCTGCTCGGTCGGCCCCCGCTCGGAGGGGACCTGCTCGACCGGCCCCTGCTCGGCAGGTCTGCTTGGTCGGCCCCCGCTCGGAGGGGACCTGCTCGACCGGCCCCTGCTCGGCGGGTCTGCTCGGGCAAGCGTGGCGACATGCTTTTCCCCCAATATGGTTCATCTCGATCTCTATCACCAAAAGATAATTTGACTTGTTCTAACACGTTGTTTATTAAGCCAGATTATTTATTTAACAAAATAATCAAATTTAgatttgaatttttaatttatttaataaatatattgagtCTGGATTGGTAGATTTTGTATCCAATCCAATCGATATCTTGTTTGACCGATCATTATGGATTGACCTACAATTTAACCGCTACCATCTCATAACGTTGCTTGTTTTGGACCCTGCTTCTGGAATACCTGCGGTTTTCGAGGTTTATCCAACGATATCCATGAAAAATCTAACGGCCGTTTTGACGGTCGGAAGCTTCCACCCGATTCTCCAAAGCCTCGCCGCGACTCCCACCTACCCTTCTGAGTTCTGGCTGCCATAAAATATTTAAGGAAAATAgttaaatatatccaaatcttaTTCCCAAAGTGCCCCTCTCCCTATCTATAAATAGCCCTCTCTGATACCCCAGAAACCTTCTTTCGTTCGTTGGCTTGCTTTATTGGTGTTCTGGTTTCTCTTCCAGCTAAGTATTTTTCTTCTATTCCTCGTTTTCTTTCAGTTTTGCTTTTATTTATAGCCAATTTCAGTTCTTTTCTGTTCCATTTCTCAAGGCTATTTTGGGGgattttctttgatttcttgGTTGATCTTGTAAAACCAGAAACAAAATCCCAACTCTTCTTGTTGGTTTTGGTTTCTGGGTTGATCTCGTGCCCCAAAATCAGATCTTTTAAGGTTTACGGAAATCCCCTGTTTCCAATATCTCATCTTTTCTGGTGGATCTTTTTATCTGAAGAAATCTCTGTTCCAAAATTGTTCTTTTGGAGTCTGTATTTGGTTTTGGAGAACACCCAGTTTCCAAAATCTGATCTTGGATAAGATTCCAAGCCCCGTGATATATCCAGGTTTCTAGATCCCCTGTTCTTGCTGTTTGGTTGGATTTCTGGTGCTCGCTGCATTAATCTTCCAATAGATCACCCTCTTTGCTCATAGAAACGGGTCTTCTGTTTATAATTTAAAGCTCTGCCCTTGATCTCAATGTTCTCGGGCTTGATTCTGTCGATAATCTTTCTTTAGCCTTTATGAATTTTGCTTCTCTTCGCCGCCGCCGCGTCTGCTTCCTCCAGTCCTACTCAGTAGTGTTCCTTTACTGGTTCTACTTCTTCTCATAAAGTAGACCTCATCGTTCGATCGGTTCAACTCAAAGCAAGCACCAAATCTCCTCCAATTTAGTTTCTACTAACTTTAATTTGATCGAAGAGCTCCTTCGAAAGAGAATGTCTCCATCTCCGGCTTGCCAATCTTCCGGGTCCGAAGGCGGTCCCCAGCTCGTGGTGGATGAGAGGAAGCGGAAGAGGATGCTCTCAAACAGGGAGTCCGCAAGGAGGGCCCGGATGAGGAAGCAGCAGCGTCTCGATGAGCTGACAAACCAAGCAGCTCAGCTTAGGAATGAGAATGAGCAGATCGTCATGCAGGTCAATTTGATCAGTCAGCAATACCTCAAGCTGGAGTCAGAGAACTCTGTTGTGGGAGCTGAGGTGATGGAATTGACTGAGAGGCTGCAATCTCTGAATTCGATGCTCCAAATCTTCCAGGAGGTCAGCGGGATGGCGATGGACATACCGGAGATACCGGACCCGCTCCTGAGGCCATGGCTGCTCCCTTGCCCTGCCCAGCCAATCATGGCCTCTGCGGACTTGTTCCAGTTCTGAATCATGAGCTCCTTGAGAAGTCTAGTTTGCTTGGTTTAGACTTCAGAGTTTACTGTATTGCGAGTTCAGTGATGTGTTGCATGTGTTTTCTTCTTGGGTCTCAGACAGAGTTATGTCTAATTACTTGGTCTTTGTATGTTTTGTGTTTTAATTCGCAGCATGGTGTGGGCTTGTGTTTGATCTAACATTGCCTTTCATGACATATGGTATTGGGTGTTGAAATGGTTGTCTGATATGGTGGAAGTATGAGATTGTTCTTCATGGTTTGGTTTGAGTCCAACCATTTGGATGCAATGGGAATTTTTGTTAAACTGTGGTAGATCATAATTGCTTTTGAAGTATTTCAAAGAATATTTTTCTGGTGGTTCAAGCCTGGTGCTGAATTTGCTTCCTAGTCTTTGCTTGGCCTGAATTCCACATTGTTAGCAAGCATTTGTGTGCATCATTGGTCCAACTGTTTTCTGCTTATTAATGTAGTTCCAGATGGATGTGCATTCTTCTGCAACATGTTTAGAGACACCTGATTTCTGATGCACTTTTACCCATGGTTGGTTTGATCATTTGAAGGCCAAAATAATCCTGCCTTTCTTGATTCAAATTAAAAGATAGTCAGATACTGTAGTTGATAGACTTCACATGGTTGAATTAGTGATTCATTTGCTAGATATAATCCTGTTTTATCAAAATAAACACATCGTTTGCTGTTGGAAATAATATTTGCTATTGAACAAAGTTCTGGAATCAGTTTGTTAGTTCTCCAGAACTGGAGTGGAATCAGTTTGTTAGTTCTCCAGAACTGGAGGTTAAGTCTCACAGCTTAGTATCTTCTTGCAGCTTCTTGTTTCACATTAGTTCAAAATCCTTAAGTTTTGGACTGAAAGCCAGGACTTTGCAATCTGTTTAACATAAGCTCAAAATCCCTAACTTTGTTCTGGggtctttttttttcagaactTTCAGTTCTGCTTTATGCTTGGTTCCGTTAAATTTTCAACTCGAGTGCAGCTCTGATAACTGTGTTCCTGGTGTCATCTTGTATTAATGGTGCCATCCATCTTCCACTGCTATGCGAGCTAAGTTCTCAACCATGGATGCGAATTCGAAGCAAAGTGGAATGCCTTTTGTTTGTTTATTTGTTTGTGTATGTGTCATTGGTTTTTATTATGAGAAACATGATGAGAATGTCACCTTTTCCCTTTGAAGCCAAACCTCTCTACAGAAAACGCATGTAGGAGAGTGGTGCTACTGATCAAATAAACCAAGTGCTGTTTGCTTTGGTTGGTAGGATGCCAAGTTCATTATATTGTAAATGGCTCTTAAAACTCACTGCGCTGCCAAATTGTTTCAACAGTTTGTTCTGGGTAAAGTTGGCAGCATCGTTTTTGTTATGGCTGGAATAGAACTTCTGGAACAATTAGACACCACACCCCCCAGGCTTCTTATATGACTATTACACCCAGATACTAAATTACCATAAGCAAGTAAAACAAGACAAATCAAATGTAATATGGCCTTTCGATATAAGGATTCGAAGTGAAATATAGACAAGTGGATTGGATTCTTGGATGTCATCAAAAAACTTGGATCAAAATTGGCCGATTGGCACCACTGTAAGCAACATCCGAGTTGAACTTGTGCCTTCATGTTGGCATCCTGTTGGTTAACTTAAGGTTTTGTAGAAACTACTCATCGTATCAATTAAATAGTCCAAGAAGGAAGGCAAGGTCCAAATATCTGTTAAAAGTGCTATCAAAACAATTATGAAATGCGAGATTAGGCAATAAAACACGCGAGGATCCCAATCCAATATTTGGACTTAAACTCAATACACCTGTCTTaccaaaacaaattaaaaaaaaaaaaaattagatacaCTTAGGGGCATCTTCTTCTCCCCCTGTAAAATATTGCAGAACTTCCCTGACATCTCTTACTAATGGATTCTTTTATGCTAAACATGCACAAACGTTTTATGACCACTGCATGCATAAATTGACATGGACTAGTGACATCAATCTAAtaactcctctttctttttgctcTCATGGTTTGCCATTAACAAACATTTGCTTGAAGAGATCAAGGCACACCGAGATCTGTCCTCGAAAGGCTGATCAACCATGATGGATATTGAAATTTGGCCAGAGGTGCTAAGTTGGGGAACAAGTCAATTGACCATCTAGAGGCCATGTTAATTATGTTTGCGAACATTTTGTGACctcatatatattaaaattagatttttacttGGATGCTGAACTCAGGCATGCGAGAATCTAAAAACACAGAGTCTGAGCCTGTTATGGCAGACTAATATGCATCTATTTAGTCAAGATAGTTGATGCATAATGCCGAACACCATAGCTAGAATTTTGACCTTGAGGAACAATTAATTCAGTTAAAGGCAGAAAATTCATGCTTcaaaaaatgcagaaaatttgTGAAAAATTCAGAAAGAATTAAAAATTCGTATCTGAATATGTCTATTCATATAAATAAAGTGTTACATTGATGAATGATGAACAATTAATCAGTCAACGACAATCCATACAATGAGGTCAAGTGCCTAATCAGTCACTCTTAGGATAAGGAAGATGTGTTTGGGTGGCAGGAACCCCAATGTTAGAAATTTGATGGCCTAAAATTTTGTTAATAtgggtgtgtgtgtatatatatatatggattaatttagatttttttttcctttgtgcTGAAACAAGCACAATAGATTCAAAAGAATGATAAACATTTATAAAAGCATTACCATTTCATGCAACACATAGGCTAGCATCATCACTTTGTAATTCACAAGTTTTTCATAAACTACGCATcaacaatataaaataaaaataaatcaatttatcaagaaaaagaaagaaagaatagttcAATGCCTATTTTAAAAGTTCAGAGAATATTGTTGCCACCATGTTAGCGGTAACTTCAATTGAAGAAATAGTAaccttaaataataataaagagcCACATGATGCAGCTGTGCATCCTAATAAAAGCTCCCAAATTCTAACTTTATCTTCAGGATTTTTTAGAAGTTAGAATCCTTTCTTCTTGGACCAAACTAGATGAGAGATCTTCAGACCTCCCAAACCACAGAGGACACAACTTATTGAGTGGCCATGAAACACATATTCCCTACCTTGAATGCGATCACTTTGCTGTCTCCTTTTGTATGTAACCCCATTCAATAATAAAATGATCACACAATaccttaccaaaaaaaattgcCAAACCAAATAACCAGAACATAAGACACAAAAGTATCTGTCAACAGTGGGCAATAAGATACAAC
The Phoenix dactylifera cultivar Barhee BC4 chromosome 3, palm_55x_up_171113_PBpolish2nd_filt_p, whole genome shotgun sequence DNA segment above includes these coding regions:
- the LOC103700970 gene encoding bZIP transcription factor 53, which translates into the protein MSPSPACQSSGSEGGPQLVVDERKRKRMLSNRESARRARMRKQQRLDELTNQAAQLRNENEQIVMQVNLISQQYLKLESENSVVGAEVMELTERLQSLNSMLQIFQEVSGMAMDIPEIPDPLLRPWLLPCPAQPIMASADLFQF